TCATCAGGAAGTTCGGCCACATCGCCGTCATCGGCTACCGAAACCACTTCAATTGGCTTACTGCGCAGCCAGGGCATCATATAGTTGAACATCTTTATTGCATATACAGCCGGCGGCTTGCCATCATAAAGCAGCACTACTTTTTCAATCTCCTGGTAATCCCGGGGTGTAATAAAGACCGGGCATTGCGTTGCTGCAAGCAGCTCCCGGATAAAATGTGTAGGAGGCTGGACACGCACATGGCTGAACGTTTCTTCTACGTTAATTAGCAGCAGGTCGCTATAAATACTTTCTTTAAGTACTTCCTGTAAAGAAAAACCTTGATCGCGATGTATGGCATAGCTGATATGTGCTTTTTTGCAGGCCTGTTCAAAGATTCCGACCGATTTATCCCGGGTAGCTTTATCCTTTTCCAAAAGATGTTTAATTTTCACTTCAGACAGCCCGCTGCTCCCGATGAGGTCATCCAGCTGGTAACTGTTATACAGCAATGACTCCAGGAATACACCAGAGAGAAGCGCCCTGCTGCTTTCGGCCAGTTTTATAGCGTAAGCCAGCGTACTATCCGCGAATTTTAATCCATCAAATACTGCGCTTATTTTTTTCATGATTTTGGAATTAATGCAGATGTGTGTTACTTAATTTTATTAAACCACAGGATGGGCAATAAAAACCGGCAGGTTGTTGATTTTGATCAGCAGGTCGGCCGTACTGGCTTTAAACAACCTTGATAACCAATTGCGGCCAAAGGCACCCATGACCAGGCAGGCACTACTCTGCCGCAGTGTATAATCAAACAGCTCATCTTCCGGTTTACCGCGAAGGTCTTTAAAATCGATACGGTGGTAATGTTCTTTCAGGTATTCGTACAGTTTTTCTTTCTGATCCTCGCTGAATACGGCATCCTTGTTCGCTTGCAATACAGTGATTTCGGCGTCTTTTAATTCGGGGAATAAATAAGTGAATTGCTTAATCGCAAATACCGATGACGCATTTCCATCATAGGCGAACAGGATCTTATTGACCGGTTCGGCATGGTGCGGAGCGATCATAACCGGGCATTCAGACTTGGCCAGCAACTCCTTTACTAAACCGGCAGGCACCTCAAGCGGCGAGGATGCAAACAATCCAGGCGGGGTAATAATAATGTCTGCATATCGGCTCTCGCCTATCAGTTCCGCATCAGGAACACCCTGATCGCGGTGTATCTGGCAGTCAACACCCTGTTCTTCGCAGTACCTTTTAAATGCGCTAATATTTTCGGCAACAGCCCGGCCCTTAAATTCTGTTTCAGGTACGTTGCCCGTGTCAATGGTTTCCACAAACACGCTGCCGTAGGCAAATTTTACCCCTGGAACATTTTCTGTGGGTAAATCTTCCAGGAAAACTCCTGTTAGCCGGGAGCCGGTTAGCCGTGCCAGGTAACATGCAAAGGCGGTACTTTGCTGCTCTGTTTTTTCTGCGCCGAGTGCGATCATGATCTTTTTCATATCTTCTATATTTAAGAGGCAGCTTTCGCGAACGTTGTTCACGAAAGCTGTTTGATTGTTTGGTTTCCGTTAAGGGTTAAATGAATTTTCCTTCTCCATTCAATTTTACTTTCATGCGCTTATCGCCGTTTTGCAGCAGCAGCTTAAAGGTTTTATCTGCTTTCTCTTTCTGGTCAAAATAATGAACCTGGTAAACGTCCTCCGAAATATGCCAGTTAGGGAACCGTTGGGTAACGGCGTCCTTTACTGCAGCGGGCAGCTTGGTGTTCTTGAATTTTTCCGCGGTACGAAGCAGCTTGCCATTTTTATCGTAGGCAGCCAGAATCTTTCCATCGGGGATAAAAAAAGATATATAATATCCGTCATAATCATCGTCGTAAAATTCCGACTTTTTTACATCGTAAGCCGCCGCTTTAAACTCCAGCATCCTCACAGGTTGCGCCATTTCGCGGTTATCAGTTGCATTCAGGTATTTATAAGTTGATGCGATGATCTTCACTTCGGGGAGGATAACTTGCGCGAATGACCGCACGGCAGCGCCGGTTAAGAGCGTTGCCAGTATAAGTGCTATTTTAAATCGTTTCATGATCTTTAATTTAATGGTGAATTAAAATGCATATTCAGGCTCTTCAACGGTCAGTTTGTTTTCAACGTGATAAACGCCGGGTGCCGCCCAGGCTACATCTTCCGCATCTTCGCTTTCGGCAAATGAGCGCACTTTACCTGTCAAAACAACCTTGTTGCCAATTGTGCTAACGTTTACTTTGCTGGCATCAACAGTGGCGTTTCTGCGAAAGGCAGCCATGATTTTTTGTTCCATGTCAAATGCGTTTAACTTCGGTTTAATCGTGATCAGGTTAATTACCGAACGCACGCCGGAAAGGGATTGAATGGCCTTTTTTGCATTCACCCGCTGATATTCCCACTCCAGTTCACCTTCCAGCGTTACTATGCCATCTTCTACCTTTATTTTAATTTTTTCCTCCGGAACGGCAGAATGCCATTTAAGGGTGTTAAAAACCGCCTCGGCAATCTCCGCATCTGTTTTACCGGCGCCGGGCGATACGCCAATCCGGATATCTTCGGCTATCGCCTTAACACCGGCTACTTTTTTTGCCGCTCTTTCGGCATCTAATTTTTTGGCGTAGGAATCCAGGGTCCCTGACAGGGTCACTATGCCGTTCTTAACGGCAACGCCAATTTCTGATGAATTTAAAAATGGCTGCCATTTCAGTTCATCCATCACGTCTTTTTGAATTTGAATATCTGTTTTCATAACTTCAATAATTAATAAAAGATGTAAATCATAAAGTCAAATAACGACTAAACCAGTGGTAAAGAACATGATGACGGTCAGTATCGGGTATGATCCTGGTCACGTTGGTTGCTTTAAAGCCGAACCTACTTGCCGAGGCTGATAAGGAACCGGAATAACAGGGATAGCTTCCTACCACAGGAACTTTGCTCCAGAAAACTCAAACAATAATTTGAGAAATTGTCCTCGTCGCACCGACGAAAAATATACAGAGGAGCACTCATTTACCGGGATTTGCTCAAAAATGCTGATATTATACCTTGTTTCAGTGTGATTTGTGCTTTTACCGTAGTTGACGGCTTTCCTGTCGTTATCAGTATTAACGATAACCGGGCACACTTCTGCAAAAAGATTGCATCCGGTGCAATCCTAAGCATAAATCTGCAAGGTATGAGGCGTATCAGGGAAAGCTCTGGCATTGATACAGGTCGACTAAAACTTTCGGGCAGCACAACCGGAGGAATAGCCAAAGCAATTAACAAATTGAAAATTTAATATCTAATACACCAGCCCGCCTCGTTGGAATGACAAAAAAGCCATGGAACTATTCCACGGCTTTAGTAAATGATCGAAAAAAATGCGGGATTTTTCTTACACTATGCCCTTTAGCAATCCACCTTCGGCTCTGACAGCAGCGCCATTGGTTGCCGAGGCCAGCGGACTGGCCAGGTAGGTAACCATGTTTGCTACTTCGCTGGTATTAAGAAACCGTTGAATGATAGATGTAGGCCGTACCGTTTTGAAGAAATCGGCTTCCACCTCAGCTATGGTCTTGTTTTGATCCTTCGCCAGGTTTTCAATAAAGTCACCTACTCCTTCTGACATGGTGGGGCCGGGTAACACAGAGTTAACTGTAACCTCGGTGCCTTTGGTCAATTCAGCCAGACCGCGGGCTATAGCCAACTGGGCGGTTTTGGTCATACCGTAATGGATCATTTCTTCCGGGATCTGTACAGCTGATTCGCTTGAAATAAAGATGATCCTTCCCCAGCCGACAGCTAACATTTTAGGAAAATAGGCACGGGATAAACGGATGCCGCTCATGACATTAATCTCATAAAAGCGCAGCCAGTCTTCGTCGGTAATGTCAACAAATGCTTTCGGTTCAAAGATGGCCACATTATTAATCAGGATGTCTACCTGTGGTAATTGACTAATCAAATTGTTAATAGATTCGAGGCTCTTAAAATCAGCAGTTATGCCGCTTACCTTATCATTGGCGCTTTCGGTTTTAATTTGTGCTACTGCTTTATCCACCCGTTCTGTAGTGCGACCATTGACAATAACTTCGGCGCCTTCCTTAGCTAATTGAAGAGCAATGGCATAGCCTATACCGGCGGTAGAGCCAGTGACCAGCGCTTTTTTGTTTTGTAACTTCAGGTCCATAATATTTAAAAATTAATGCGATATAAAACTAATATTGTTATTTACTTGAGAAAACAAAAGCCAGATGTACCCGGCCTATGCTCCTTACCATGCTCAACATCGTTGAATTGGGTTGAACCTTCTTATTATACGCCCGTATTGTGATAACTGCTCCCTGTTTAACAGCTACATAAGGCCAATTGTTGATGCCCGGACTTAATAATTACTTCATTAAAAATGCTAGCAGGTCTTTTTGAACCTGCGGTGTGTTTTCCTGCACAACCCAGTGTC
The genomic region above belongs to Mucilaginibacter sp. KACC 22773 and contains:
- a CDS encoding universal stress protein; translated protein: MKKISAVFDGLKFADSTLAYAIKLAESSRALLSGVFLESLLYNSYQLDDLIGSSGLSEVKIKHLLEKDKATRDKSVGIFEQACKKAHISYAIHRDQGFSLQEVLKESIYSDLLLINVEETFSHVRVQPPTHFIRELLAATQCPVFITPRDYQEIEKVVLLYDGKPPAVYAIKMFNYMMPWLRSKPIEVVSVADDGDVAELPDEALVKEFIACHYPAASYALLNGNPEEELTTFLKSRNKHTLVVLGAYQRGGVSRWFKSSMADKLIKEIEAPLFIAHH
- a CDS encoding universal stress protein, with translation MKKIMIALGAEKTEQQSTAFACYLARLTGSRLTGVFLEDLPTENVPGVKFAYGSVFVETIDTGNVPETEFKGRAVAENISAFKRYCEEQGVDCQIHRDQGVPDAELIGESRYADIIITPPGLFASSPLEVPAGLVKELLAKSECPVMIAPHHAEPVNKILFAYDGNASSVFAIKQFTYLFPELKDAEITVLQANKDAVFSEDQKEKLYEYLKEHYHRIDFKDLRGKPEDELFDYTLRQSSACLVMGAFGRNWLSRLFKASTADLLIKINNLPVFIAHPVV
- a CDS encoding nicotinate-nucleotide adenylyltransferase; amino-acid sequence: MKRFKIALILATLLTGAAVRSFAQVILPEVKIIASTYKYLNATDNREMAQPVRMLEFKAAAYDVKKSEFYDDDYDGYYISFFIPDGKILAAYDKNGKLLRTAEKFKNTKLPAAVKDAVTQRFPNWHISEDVYQVHYFDQKEKADKTFKLLLQNGDKRMKVKLNGEGKFI
- a CDS encoding BON domain-containing protein; the encoded protein is MKTDIQIQKDVMDELKWQPFLNSSEIGVAVKNGIVTLSGTLDSYAKKLDAERAAKKVAGVKAIAEDIRIGVSPGAGKTDAEIAEAVFNTLKWHSAVPEEKIKIKVEDGIVTLEGELEWEYQRVNAKKAIQSLSGVRSVINLITIKPKLNAFDMEQKIMAAFRRNATVDASKVNVSTIGNKVVLTGKVRSFAESEDAEDVAWAAPGVYHVENKLTVEEPEYAF
- a CDS encoding SDR family NAD(P)-dependent oxidoreductase, which produces MDLKLQNKKALVTGSTAGIGYAIALQLAKEGAEVIVNGRTTERVDKAVAQIKTESANDKVSGITADFKSLESINNLISQLPQVDILINNVAIFEPKAFVDITDEDWLRFYEINVMSGIRLSRAYFPKMLAVGWGRIIFISSESAVQIPEEMIHYGMTKTAQLAIARGLAELTKGTEVTVNSVLPGPTMSEGVGDFIENLAKDQNKTIAEVEADFFKTVRPTSIIQRFLNTSEVANMVTYLASPLASATNGAAVRAEGGLLKGIV